The sequence TATGTATGACTTTTAAAAGTTCTTACCTGCTCACCACTATACATTATAAAATACAAATAGGTCCAACAACATGTTGCATAACACATACCTTTAAAATTAGGGCATCAAGATATAAATTACTTCCAAGGCCAGGTAATAAGCATCAGAATGAGCTTTTGTAGGCATCCTGTGAGTTCTAAGAACACAAAAACAACCTAAAATTCATAACTTGTATGACCAAGAGGAATTAGTAATGGTACAATGGACCTATAGTTCCAGCCTAACTCAAATCCACCGGAAGTaggttattttttttaggtttggtACCTTTCTATTAGTTGTATTAACTTTTTAATCAAACATTCTCACCGTTTAGTTAAATATTGCAGAAGTTCGTAACCGAAGAACCCCCAAAGGAGAGCTTGACGTTCCAGAGCACATCCTCAACTGAATAAAAAGTTCCGGGAGCTGCAAATAAGTAAAGTACATTGGGAGTGTTATTGTTGATCCCCAAGGTTAGTAAACTAAATCAGCTAGTTAACCAAGAGGGACCTTCCGAACAATAAATATTTAGTTTAACTTGCATGTTTATAAAGTTGATTCTGGATCCAGTTTGGACCTTTTTAAATAAATTAGcttaatgaatttaaggagttgACCATTAGTTAACCAAGAGGGACTTAATAATCCAAGAGATAAATGATAAGGCAGAGAACagattaattatttttaagaTCATCTAGGAACAATAGAGGATATTGGAAATGATATAGCTTTGAAAATGCAAGTTTGTCTGTGAATGAACTGTAAACATAAATCAAATAAACATGAGTAATTTACAATAGAACTTCAGGATAGACGATGTTAGTTGTTTCGAGATTATTTGTTCCATCTTCCAATAGTATTGTTATTCTATTTGCAGCTGTGCACCTCGATAAAGCAACATACAGTTGGCCATGGCTGAACATGGGGGTCTGTAAATCAATTCCCACATACTTTACAGATTGTCCTTGAGATTTATTGATTGTCATCGCATAAGCCACTCGTACTGGAAACTGACGCTTTGTCATGTTTACGTTTAATTCTGACGCTGATGGTTTAAATGAAATTCTTGGTAGCAACACCTTTTCACCTGCTTTATCTCCGGTTAAAATTATTCCCTGGATCACATGTTTACGGCATTTGGTAACCAGTAACCTGGTACCATTGCAAAGTCCCTCTGAAGGGGAGAGATTTCTCATCAAAATAACTGGACAACCAACTTTTAGATCTAACTTGAATGGAGGCATCCCTGGTGGGTTTAGATTTTGAAGATTTTCATTAGAATAATCTGGAATTCTTCCGCTTTCATCTGGATTTAATTTATCAGCAGCTAAATATGTAAATGTCTTCCCTTTCAAAATATTCAGTGCTTCGATGTTAATCTTGTGAAGATCATCATTGCGCGCTGAGAGAATGATTCTCTCAGTTAGTTGTTCGAGCGATACTTGTTGAGATGTTCCCAAACATGGATACAATTTGGATATCAGCTCTTTTATGTTTCCGCATCTATTCACCGGTGATGGCAGTACTACTTTTTCTTCTTGCTTTGTTCCAACCTGAAAAATTTGTTTAACCGAATATAAATATCTTTTCTGGCTGTACAGTTTGTATGATATTTAATTGGACTTTTTAAATTATTACCTCGAGCAAGAACTTAGCGAAATCTATGTTTTCCGGCTGACATTGATCAAGGCGCATATTCTGGTCAAGCGTCAGCACCGTCATATTGTCTCATAGTGATGATTTTTGTACACATGCTCCAACAACTTTTGCACGACCTCCATTTGGTACAATTGGTAAAGTTTGCCGGAAATCTCCTCCCATAACAACTGTTATACCTCCAAAGGCTAAATTGTTCTCAAATATATCTTTGAGTGTCCTATCAACTGCTTCTATAAAAAATTTATGTTGCATCGGCACTTCGTCTCGTATAATCAACTTTACTTGCTTAAAAAATTTAGCTTCCTCATGTTTTGAAATAGAAAACACGCTGATTTCATTTAAACGTCGAATGTGCAGTTCGCCCACCTGCCAATAATAGTGAAGCAATGCCTGATGAGCCAACAGTTACTACGATATCTCCATTCAATCAACAACTTGCTGCTATTGTATTATATAGGAATGTCTTTCCTGTTCCCGCACAGCCATTCAGGAAAAATAGCTTACCATCTCTATCATGGAAAAATAGCTGACCATCTCTATCATTCACGGACTTTGTTATTGCATGATACGCCGCCTTTTGTTTAGCATTTAGTATTTCGATATTGTCTTGAACTGTAGGTTCATGAATTGCAAATTGAAGTTGCCGACAATCTTACCCCAGTTTTCTTTTGGTGTAGGCATTGGTCTATAATCTTCCAGCTTCTTCCCGGATTCACGCAGTAATTTATCCACCAGATACAATCCATAATCCAAAGTTTGTTCGGTTGTTGGATTTTGAATGTTGAACAATCTTTTCATTGCATGAGGTAGATCATCACATATATTCATTCCGAATTTCGCCCATAGAACTTCTGGTTCAGCTGGGTTACATTCCCATAAAATAATCTTGAAAAGCTTTCTCATCTGACTTCCTGTTTGGATCACTGCGGCTTCTGTAAGGCACTCTAAATATTCTTTATCATTTTCTAGTATCCCAAGTGCTATGCATGCTTTTTTAAATGTAGGATGTTCTTCGTTGTCAACAGTTCTCAAACTCCGAAATGAATCTGCACCTGCTACAACAGTCAGCAATAATCGAAGGTAGTACAATTCTCCTGCGTTAGGGCTAACAAAATGGATTCTCGCAATCGCAAAGCCTTGTTGCCTGATTTTccatcttttttcctttttaagcCAAACGAAGTGTTGTGGGAAATCTTGGTATGTATGTTTAGGAGCATTTGGATTTTCAGCATAATACTCAAAATGACCCATCAAAGTTGTTTTAAAGCTATCCGCTTTTTCTGACACTGCTTCCATCGATTGCTCCGACTCATAAACAACTCTTTGTTGTCCCGGCAAATGTATTGCCAGCCTTTGCACACTTGGTACTTCTTGATGCATGGAATAACCAAATAAACGCCATGCTGCTTCTGGTGGCCCGACGTACCTGGCATCAATATACTCTTGAACCTCATCCTTCGCACCCACAATCACTGTTGTTCTATCATGTCCTTTATAGATATATTTGTGTATGTATTTGACAGCTCTTACACCTGCACAGACTTCTACATTTATATGACAGTTAAACATTCTTGTTAGATGTGGATTATAGGGAACAACGTCAATATTGTATGCTTTGCGTTTATTGCGCACAATAACTTCTCTTCCATCATCCCTTCTGCGATAAACTGGATACCCTCCGCCATCTACACATGTAGCGTTATTGTATTGTTTGGGATATCCCCTAATACAGTTTCCTTTCCTCATGCAGGGAGATTCTGGATTTCTATCACCACATGGTCCATGTACCATACACTTTCTTACCGTGTCGAAGAGAACTGGATCTGTTCCCTCATCAGGAAATTCTGCTGAAACAAATTTATCGACTTGCTCCACTGGAcgtattttttctgatttttgtaaGAATATTAATGCATGCATGTGCAGCAAACCTCGTTTCTGGAATTCGATTGTGTGTACATGCCCTACAACTTCTCCAAAAACTTTCTTTTTAATTATTTCATCCATCAGTGCCTTTCTTTTTAATTCAAAAACACGTGCAACTAAATCAGGACGATCAGATGCATATTCATGTTTAGAAAGCTCATCTTTGATTTCTGGCCAGTTCGGATTTGCAGTCATTGTTAGAAAAATATCTGGATGATGGTTAAAACGTGTTATTGCCATCGAATCTTGATAGATTTCAAACATGTGTCTTGGACCCCCAGTGAATGAAGACGGTAGAATGCACGGTTTACCTCCTTGGTTAGGCTTTAATCCtgcatttttcatttcttttatttCAGCATACTGATCTGCACGTGGTTTCCCTTGGTTAAATCTCAAAAAATCTAAACGACTTTGCTCAGTAGAAGCCCATGAGTCCACTAAAAATTCCTGGAAAAGCTTTCCTGCTCTTAGGATTGTTGAATACTCTGGTTTCCGCTGAAAAATACGATAACTGAAGTATTGCATTTGACTCAAAGATACATTTGTATACGTTTTTGTATCTACATCCCACTGATTGAGATCTATGCTCCAGCCTAGCTCACCATAAGGAAATAATAGAACATAATGCAGAGGTAGATATGCAGGGTGACACTCATCTATTCTTGTGTAGCCATGCTCTGCTCTTAGGTGTAATAGAATATCACGTGGACCCGTTATTGAACTTTCCTTTTCCGGTATGATTACAGACACTTCGTCAGCAGTCGGTAGATTATAACGTCTTTCATCAGTTGTCTCTTTGTAGTGCAAAGAAACCTGCACGGTCTTCTGAGGTGAATCAGTTTTTTCTTAATATCTCATATTCATGGAGAAACTTCGGGTAGAAAGTATCATGCTGCAACAAAGTATCCTAAATTATCTTAAGAATGTCTTTATTTAAATTTGAATTCCTGGTTTCCCTTATAGATAATGCATGAGACGGATCATATATGTAAAGCTGGGAGTACACGGGATTAACTCGCTCCTTTGGCATCAGAGATCCACTTGTATGTCGCAATTCACCATGTGTAGAAAAGCACCAGAGACCTTTACCTTTCGGGGCTCTTGTATCATATTTGCATCCGAGACTGGTATAGGCATTTGCAGCATTAAaatttcttatatttttcttaaggTGTTTGGAGTCATCATCAATACCTTCATATAATTCCCTTATAGGCGTCGGAGGTTCACGCAATGGCAGCAAACGAACTTTTCCTTTGTGACAACGTGTGACGAATCTAGGTGTCTTGAAGGAAGAATCACTTGACTTCTCATCGATCCAGTGCAATGCTTTGCAATTGGGACATTAAACATCCATTTTTCCCAGGTAATTTCTTCCATCAGAATTAATTCTACGTTTATTTGTACATTTGTTTGTCGTTGATGTAGTTACCGTTTGCGTATCATCGTCAAGTTTTTCATCGGATGAGTCGTAATAATCAGTGTACTCATCTGATGAGTATGTTGCGGGAATAGACCtgtttaaacataagaataaatatcAGTAAACCACTAATGCAAATCGAACTAAACATAGAGGTTCAGTTTTACAATATTACATCTCAATATCAGTTGCAATGGAATTTTCGGAGTTTGCTGGTTCGGTGTGCATATCTACTATAGCATTCGCATGATGATTTCTTTCCATTTGTAAAGCATTGTTCTGCAATGAAAAACATATACGTAAACATATTATATATTAAATCCAAATTTAAAATATGTTCAGGGTTTAAACTTTTATTGAAATATTCTTAATATTACCTCTGCAGGATAGATAGTATCGACATTTGTGTTCGTTTTTTCCCTCTTTAATGTCTCCGATTGTGTTGATGTTCTTTTTCGTTGATCTCCTTGTATGGTTAAAGTATTGTTCTGCAATCAACAATAAATATAGATAGTTGAAAGACGTATTAACAAATATAGATAGTAGTAGATGAACAACTGTATTAAATAAATAAGTTGTCCATCAAGTAAATTCGCATTTTTTTGCAATGAACAATGTATAAGATATTGATAGATGAATAGTTGTAGTTCGCTGTGTAAATTTTTaatgatatttccttaaaattACCTCATCAACATAAAATGTATGAACATCTTTGATTGATTGTGATGGTGTTCTTTGTCGTTTACGATGGGTATTCTACCGGTACAAAAAGAGAAGAAACTTCTTAATAAAATTTAATAAAATCAAGGTTAAGTACTCTAATGCACAAAAAAATATTTGTCAGTCTACATGTTACTAACTTGCCTGTAATTGTTGTGCTGCCTTTTGTTTTCTTGTTGGTACCTGTTCCTGATGTTGCATTCCTTTTGGTGATAAAATTTCAGTAGGCTGATCACTATTAATCCCATCATAGTGTCTTCCATTCAGAAATATCATCTTTTCTTCGTTTTCTTTCTTACGACGTTCTCTTTGTGCCAAAgatcgtggctggcatggattAAAATATAAAACATATTAGTATCACCTAATAATGCATTAGGTTTGTTCTATAACTTAGTTATGCTTTAAAAGAATTACCCTAGATGGCTCTCTTTTTGGCTTTCTGTTTGAATCCCTTCTACGTCTTTCTTGCTGACTTAATCGTTGTCTTTCCTGTACATTCAAGTAGTTGCAttattatttg comes from Papaver somniferum cultivar HN1 chromosome 7, ASM357369v1, whole genome shotgun sequence and encodes:
- the LOC113296553 gene encoding uncharacterized protein LOC113296553, whose protein sequence is MGRIAKWNTQLEQFNIIHEIQTAQKSQVLADFLVNLPLDNGEEVKDIPGLDEYGKELIDVLEPSSQRRWEVFVDGSRNKEGACIGITITTPIGDRMVYALRLEFEGHTNNIVEYEAVVHALRLITELGITDVRLTSDSQLSSTLKLIIINNLDNIHKILNYNTRPSALAHVGRRLPVSLLQPVYQVAAPSYHHLLTEDSRSDEQQNQFIVQRTKERQRLSQQERRRRDSNRKPKREPSRPRSLAQRERRKKENEEKMIFLNGRHYDGINSDQPTEILSPKGMQHQEQVPTRKQKAAQQLQNTHRKRQRTPSQSIKDVHTFYVDENNTLTIQGDQRKRTSTQSETLKREKTNTNVDTIYPAENNALQMERNHHANAIVDMHTEPANSENSIATDIEMSIPATYSSDEYTDYYDSSDEKLDDDTQTRKPEYSTILRAGKLFQEFLVDSWASTEQSRLDFLRFNQGKPRADQYAEIKEMKNAGLKPNQGGKPCILPSSFTGGPRHMFEIYQDSMAITRFNHHPDIFLTMTANPNWPEIKDELSKHEYASDRPDLVARVFELKRKALMDEIIKKKVFGEVVGHVHTIEFQKRGLLHMHALIFLQKSEKIRPVEQVDKFVSAEFPDEGTDPVLFDTVRKCMVHGPCGDRNPESPCMRKGNCIRGYPKQYNNATCVDGGGYPVYRRRDDGREVIVRNKRKAYNIDVVPYNPHLTRMFNCHINVEVCAGVRAVKYIHKYIYKGHDRTTVIVGAKDEVQEYIDARYVGPPEAAWRLFGYSMHQEVPSVQRLAIHLPGQQRVVYESEQSMEAVSEKADSFKTTLMGHFEYYAENPNAPKHTYQDFPQHFVWLKKEKRWKIRQQGFAIARIHFVSPNAGELYYLRLLLTVVAGADSFRSLRTVDNEEHPTFKKACIALGILENDKEYLECLTEAAVIQTGSQMRKLFKIILWECNPAEPEVLWAKFGMNICDDLPHAMKRLFNIQNPTTEQTLDYGLYLVDKLLRESGKKLEDYRPMPTPKENWGKIVGNFNLQFMNLQFKTISKY